The region CGAAAATTTTTCCCACATCATCTATATTTGGCGCCCTAAAAGCTGTAGAAAGATTTAATCGCCAACCAATAAACCTATTTTGCTGCCAGTTAATTCCCGCGCTCCCCGTTAAAGCTCCGGTATTAATATTGGCTTTCTGAAATGGAAAATCATATAAATTCTCATCAAAATCAGCATCTACCAAAATATGATTATACCGAAGTCCAGATTGAAAAGAAAGATCTTCCTGAATTTTCCATTGATAAGTTGTATACGCCGCAATTGATTGCCAGGTAGAACCATCTGGATATCGTGAAGCAGTGATGTTCTCTTCTTCGGTTAAAATATTTTCTGTAAATCCTGTAGAATTCACCTTATTAAAAACATATTCGGCTCCATAAAATAAACGGCTCTTCTCAAAAGTCTTTTCAAAATCAAAATTAACCGAATACGCATCTACATTTTCTTTGGTGTTGTATAACCAATCCTCGCCAAAATCACGATTATGACGGCTTTCTTCAAAAAATTGATAAGCAGCTGTCATTTGGGCTTTATCATACAATGCTCCGTCTCCCTTTTTATTGATCTTAAAATTCCCCATAAACCATTCTTGAGGACCATAATACCATTCTGCCGAACGCAAATTACCATCACGCTTTCGGTAAAGACGGTCAAATCTTGGAAAATCTGATGTTGTAGAATAGATAAGACCTAAATTTAGATCCCAATCTTTGTGAGGCATAAATTTTACTTTCTGCAGTAAATTAACCTGTTGATATCCAGTTGGTTTTTGCATCTGTGGGTTATCATTTGGAACTATTACATCTTCCCCATTTCTTCGCACGGCATATTCGTTTCGCAAATATTCATCGGGGCCATGAGATCCCATTCTCAAATCATCGAAATCTGAAAAGCTAACACTGCTTAAAAACGCCCAATTTTCCAATCCAATGTTCACATCGGCATGAACAGTTTTTTCGTTATTGGCAGAAGCGTAACGAGAATATGCGCTCCCTGAAACCGCGGCTTTTTCACCAAAAGAAAACTTCGGTTTTAAAGAATAAAAGTTCATCACACCGCCAATGGCATCACTTCCATAAACTACCGAGCCCGGCCCCAGGATTACTTCGGTCTTTTCTACCGCAAGTGGATCTATAGAAATTATATTTTGAAGATTTCCGCTTCTAAAAATGGCAGTATTCATTCGTACTCCATCCACGGTAATTAAAAGCCTGTTGGTTGAAAAACCACGAATCATAGGACTCCCGCCGCCTAGTTGACTTTTCTGAATAAAAACCTGTCCGCTGCTTTCTAAAAGATCGGCTGAAGTTTGCGGACTGGCCATAATAATATCATTTGCTGAAAAACTGACTATCTTCTGCGGAATTTCATCTTTATTCATTTCAAATTTCGCCACCGAAAGTACTACCTGCTCCAACTCATTATCATTGCTTTTTAGATAGACCTTATTTTGGTTTTGAATAACCTGGGATTTCTTGAGACTTCTATTAGAATAATTTACGTGCGAAAAATGTATAATTTCATCGCGGTTAAATGCTGAAATATCGGCTTTACCACTAAAATTAGTAAGTGCACTTTTGGTCTTTGATTCATTGTAAATGGCCACGCTGGCAAGAGGTTCCTGGTTATCTTCATCCAAAACCTGTATCTGCTGGGCGTAGATACTATTAACCATAAAAAAAAGGAGAATTACTCCTGTTAGACTTCGCATTTAGCTAAAGATTTCGTTAAGCACAGCAAGCGATTTTGGTTTCTTAAAACCTTCAATATGCAGCTCATAATATAAAAGTAGCATACTTAGAAAATTCGACCGACTTTGCTGATTTAGTTTTACCATATTCAGGGCATCAAAATTTATGCCTAATAACTGGCGTAAAACCGCAACATTTTGGCCTTCTATACAGTAATTATTGATGCTATTTATTTCAAAAACCCCATCTAAAAGGTTAAAGTAAGTGAGTTCTTTAGAAGAAGCATCGGGGTAAAAACCAAGATAACGGGTTAAATTTAGCAGAAATAAAAGATGAAAATTAGCGATTTTATCGTGCAGATCCAGCCACATCAGTGAATTTTCAAGATAATTAAACAACTGCGGATTAGTTTCTTCTTCCCGAATGGCATTTTTTAAAACTTCAGCCAAAAACATAAGCATCGCGCCTTTCACCATATTGGTATGTAGGCTGGTATAAGTATGCAGCACCTTAGCATCTTTAAGATACTCCATTTTCCCCTGGTTGCGATGATTCGCCACGATCTCTAACTGGGTAAGCAACTGGAACTGCGAAGCTTTAAATTTTCCTTTTTTAGATTTCAGCACTCCTTTAAGCATATAGGTTTTTAAGCCATCGCTATAGGTATAGGCTTTCACGATCAAATCGGCCTCGCCGTATTTTAAAGCACTAATTACAATGGCCGGAGTGGTAACAAGCATTTTTTAGAAAATTATTTCTTCCGAAGATAATTAAAAAAGGCCGCTAAAAAAGCGACCTTAATTTTATCAATAAATAGCATAAATTAAACTACTCCCTGGGCAAGCATGGCATCGGCAACTTTTACGAAACCGGCAATATTTGCTCCTTTCACGTAGTCTATATAACCATCTTCTTCGGTTCCAAACTCAACACAACGATCGTGAATATCGTTCATAATCGCGTGAAGTTTGCTATCTACTTCTTGCGAAGTCCAGTTATATCTCATAGAATTCTGACTCATTTCTAAACCAGAGGTTGCCACACCACCAGCGTTAGAAGCTTTACCAGGAGAGAAAAGAATTTTTGCTTCTTTAAATACCTCTACGGCATCTGGAGTACAGGGCATATTAGCGCCTTCGCCAACACACATACAGCCATTCTCAACTAATTTCTTAGCATCAGCTTCTTTTAGTTCATTTTGCGTTGCACAAGGAAGCGCTACATCACATTTCACGCCCCATGGGGTTTCTCCTTCAAAATATTTAGCTGAAGGATATTGATCTACATATTCACTAATTCTACCACGTCTTACATTTTTAAGATCCATGATAAACTGAAGTTTTTCTGCATCAATTCCGGCTTCATCATAGATATAACCTCCAGAATCACTCATTGTTAAAATCTTCGCTTTAAATTCCAGGGCTTTCTCGGCAGCATATTGCGCTACATTTCCAGATCCTGAAACCACTACTGTTTTCCCTTCAAAAGATTCGCCTCTTGTTTTTAGCATATTTTGTGCAAAATATACATTCCCATAGCCTGTAGCTTCAGGACGAATAAGAGAACCTCCGTAAGAAAGTCCTTTTCCGGTTAAAATTCCTGTGAATTCATTTTGCAATCTTTTATACTGGCCAAACATATAACCAACCTCACGTGCACCAACACCAATATCTCCCGCAGGAACATCGGTATCTGCTCCAATATGGCGATAAAGTTCTGTCATAAAACTCTGGCAGAAACGCATTACCTCATTGTCTGATTTTCCTTTGGGATCAAAATCAGACCCTCCTTTTCCACCACCCATTGGCAAAGTAGTAAGGCTGTTTTTAAACACCTGCTCAAAAGCAAGGAATTTAAGGATACTAAGGTTTACGGAAGGGTGAAAACGCAAGCCACCTTTATAAGGCCCGATTGCTGAATTCATTTGAATTCTAAAGCCACGATTCACCTGAATATTACCTTCATCATCTAACCAGGAAACCCTGAACATAATTACACGTTCTGGCTCTACCATACGCTCTAAAAGCTGCATGTTCTGATACTTTTTATTCTCTTCTATAAAAGGAATAATTGTTTCAGCAACTTCGTGCACGGCCTGCATGAATTCGGGTTCATTTTGATTCCTTTTTGATACTTTATCTAGGAAATCTTGAATATTTTGTTCCATATTATGTGATACTTCAAATAGTTTATAAAAAAAGCTGTGTTTTGTACTGCAAATATATGAGTTCTATAAAAAACGACCTCAAATTTTTATGTTTTCATATAAAATTAACGTCTTACTTTCAACGATTTATAAATCAAATATTTTATCTAATTTTTTGTTAAAGTAGTTTTTATATATTTGTTGCACCCTCCAAGCCTGAACTAATGCATAATTGCAAGATATTAATAGCTTTTATAGTTTTTACATACCTCTTTCAGGGAAAGGGTTATGCCCAGTTTGGTATTGCGCATGAAATTGGCGTAAAAGCCGGGCCTGCTTCATTTTTTACTGATTACGGGGAACGCTGGAATGTAAGAAATAACCTTAACAATGCGGGCTACGGAATTGGAATTTCACATTATATGAATTTCGCATATAAAACCGATTGCCATTATTCGCAAGCCACTTCTTTTTTTACCAATCACTTTAGAATTAGGAACGAACTGGATTATTTCTACTCCAAATTAGAGCATTATGGTCCTGTTGCCAGTAAACCCACCCTTGGCGGCCAATTACTAAGAGCAATGCACGGGGAAAGTGAAATTATTGAAGGCGGAATACATTTGGAATATCACCCTTTTCGAATTCGCGATTTTACGCATTCGGGTTATATGTTTTCTCCTTATATAAGCCTGGGCGGCCATTTTGTTTCTTATAAAGCTGACGCCTATTCTGATTTAGGATCATTAGAAAACGAAAAAAATGTATTTCCTACTTTTGTAGACGGGATGAACTTTGACCGTGGCAGCACTTATTCTATAATTGGCGGACTGGGTGTACGGTACCGCCTGGGATTTAGGCATGATCTTTTAATTGAAGCCCGTGGGCAATATTATGGAAGCGACTGGCTTGACGGATTAAATATTGCCGCACCACAAAATAAATTCAATGATTATATTTTTTGGGTTAATGTAGGCTATGTGTATTATATTAATTTTCAATAGCTCCTGAAGCAATAATTTTTCCTCCCAATTCCTTTAATTCAGCTTTTGCTTTTTCGAAATCTTCTTTATTTAGAGCCCTCGTAGCATCTTCTATTATTGTAGCTTTAAAACCTTCTTTTATAGCATCTTTAGCGGTAAAATGAACACAAATTTCAGCCGCTAGCCCGCAGAAATAGAGATCTTCTGCTTTTTTTTCCTTTAAATAGCCCGAAAGTCCCGTAGATTTTAGATGTTGATTATCGTAAAAAGCGCTGTAGCTGTCTATTTCAGGATTGGTTCCTTTTCTAAAGATGGCTTCAATTTTTGAGGTTTTCAAATCCTTATGAAACTCAGCGCCTTCGGTATTTTGAACACAATGCTCGGGCCACATTACTTGTTCAATTCCATTTAGGTCTATAGTTTCAAACTCCTTTTCTCCTTTATGGCTGCTGGCAAAACTGGCGTGGCCGGTTGGATGCCAATCCTGGGAAGCAATTACCAAATCAAATTTCTCCTGTAGCTTATTAATTACAGGGATAATCTCATCTCCATTAGGAACGGCAAGTGAGCCACCGGGCATAAAATCGTTTTGAGGATCTATAATAATCAAGGTTTTCATAACTAATTTTTAAAAGATGCAATTAATTTATCGCGTTCGGCTTTTAAGGCCTCACTAATTCCCACTTTGTAAATATGCGGATTATTAAAGCGTTTATATTCTATAGAAAGCTCTGCAAGCCTGTTTTTGCTATATTCGGCGATTTCCTGAAGCGATTTATGTTTCAATAGGTCTTGTCCGTTTTTCATCACCGGCTGGAGTAGCGGTTCCTTTTCTACACCATCAACTTTCATTTGTTTATAAGGCTCAAAAGGATGAATCATATTTTCAACATTTTCTTCTTCAAAAAGAGTAACCAGATCCCCACCAACGCAATTACCTTCTGTATCTCTTAACCGATACACCTGTTTTTTATGCGGAAGGGTAACCTTTACAATACTTTCTGAAATTTTAATTCTTGGTTTTCCGTTAGAATAGGCCAGTTTATAAACTCCGTCTAAAGCAGCATCGGGACTACCGATTACCAGGTTAGTACCCACACCAAAAACATCTATTCTGGCGCCCTGCTCCAGCAGACTTTTAATTACATTTTCTTCTAACTGATTGGAAGCAGCTATTTTCACATAATCGAGCCCAGCGGCATCAAGCATTTTCCTGCTTTGTTTTGAGAGATAAGCTAAATCACCACTATCAAGTCTTATTGCCATTAATTTCTGGCCGCGTTCTTCCATCTCTTTCGCTACTTTAATCGCGTTAGGAACACCACTTTTGAGCGTATCGTAAGTATCTACCAGCAAGACGCAATCTTTTGGCCTGCCTTCGGCAAAATCCCTAAATGCCGTGATTTCATCATCATAACTTTGAATAAAGGAATGCGCCATTGTTCCTGAAACAGGAATATTAAAATCTCTCCCGGCAATCACATTACTTGTCCCGTTAAAACCACCAATAATTGCGGCACGAGTTGCATAATAACCTCCGGGGCCCTGCGCCCTTCTTAGACCGAAATCCAGTAAAGTTCTTTCCCCCGAAACCAGTTTAATTCGGCTGGCTTTTGTAGCTATTAAGGTTTGGAAATTGAGTAAATTAAGGAGAATTGTTTCTATAATTTGCGCTTCAATAATATTAGCTTCTACATGCAAAATAGGGCGGGTAGGAAAAACCACATCGCCCTCTTGTACTGAATAAATATTTCCACGGAATTTAAATTCTTTTAGATACTCCAGGAAATCATCATCAAAATCCTGTTTTTTAAGGTATTCCAGATCTTTATCATTAAATCTTAGGTTTTCAATGATCTTCAGTAAATCCTGAAGTCCGGCAAAAATCGCGTACCCACCGTTATAAGGAAGTTTTCTGAAATAATAATCAAAAATTGCGGTATGGCCTTTTTGGCCTTTTTTAAAATACACCTGCGACATCGCCAGTTGATACTGATCGGTATAAGTAGCGGAGAAATCTAGCATAGCTTGGTTGGTTTACATTTCAGCAAGCATAGTTTCGTAAATCTCGAGATCTGCTTCACTGAATAGCACAAATTTAAGCTTTTGCAAGTGTTTAAGCTTTGGGATTTCGGCTAAAATTGTATTAAAACTAATCTTTGTCGCCTCTTTTATTGGGTAACCAAAAGCGCCGGTAGAAATTGAAGGAAAAGCAACCGACTTCAGATTTTTCTCCTCGGCACGTTTTAAAGCATTCTTATAGCAATTTTCCAGCAGCTTATCTTCGGGCTTGTCACGACCATAAACCGGCCCTAAACAATGAATCACAAATTTATTGGGTAAATTATGAGCACCGGTTATCACTGCTTCGCCGGGAGCAATGGGAGCAAGAGATTTACATTCTTCATAAAGTTGCGGCCCGGCAGCCCTATGAATTGCCCCTGCCACTCCTCCGCCAGTGGCAAGTTGAGCATTGGCAGCATTTATCACCGCTTCGATCCCGGGCTGATTGGCTATGTCTCCCCGGGAAACTTCGATTTCAATATTCTGGATGGTTTTTTTCATAATTCTGATTTATCATCAGAAATTACAAAAAATCAAGGAAAGTCGAAAGATTTTATGCCTGCCGCTCCAGGGCTAAATAATGGGTGGTTCTGTCATTTATCAAGGGAATGACGCTAATCTCGCACTTATAAGGTGTTTGATCTTTTTTATAGTTTACTAAAACTTCAGTAAAAGGCTCATCTCGTGATAATTTGCGTTTAATTCGGTTTAAAACAGCCCTGTCGGTTTCCTTTCCCTGTAAAAAATGAGGTGTTTTATTTATCGCAAATCTGCTGCTATAGCCGGTCATATCAGTAAAACCTTCACTCACCCATTGGATTTTAGCTTCCTGATTGGTTAAAACCAGAGCATCAAAAGTTTTGTCTTCAAATATCTCTTTCCAATTGTTTTTCCACTCGAATTTCTTCGCCAATTCTTTAAATGAATTAATTGCTTTTTGTTGCTTTAAACTCAATAATTGATTCGCATAATGCTCATTATAAATATCCCAGCTACGAAGAGGCATCGCCTTAATATCAGAAACAGTAATTTCGTCTTCAATTTTCTCATATTCTTCCTTGCTTAAAGAGGAAAGATAGATATCAAGACACTGCATATTCATTAGATTCTTCTTCATAATTATTTTTTTAGTGGTGAAACAAATCGGGTTCTAATTATGGAAAGCTCCTTTTAAACTTTCAAAACCAATATTTTCATAATCTACTTAACAAGCAAAACTACCTAAAATCTTATTCAACACTCTTTAAACCAACGTTAATATTGGGATTTCACCGAAATACCTAAACAATAAATCGTATTCTATTTCTTTCATTTAAATTTTAAAAATGAGAAATTATAGGGGCTTATAATTTTTAAAAAAAATTTAGTAAAAAATTACAAAAACCGGCAATACCTAAGACTTAAAAACCGCTCCCAGAATACCATTTTATGCATATTTACCCCTAAAACTAAGAGCCGTAAAAGCTTTTGCAATATTCTGAATAAGTTGTACTTTCGGGTTTTTCTAATATTTTTGATATGTCCCAATTCTGGCTGTACTTTAGATTAGGTCTGGAACACGTTCTAGACTGGCAGGCTTACGACCATATTTTATTTCTAATTGTACTGGTTGCAGCCTATACTTTTAGCAGCTGGAAACGTATTCTATGGCTGGTTACTTTATTTACTATTGGCCACACCTTAGCTTTATTTCTCTCGGTTTATGAAATTGTAAAAGTAGATGCAGCCTGGGTAGAATTGCTTATTCCTGTTACTATAATTATTGCAGCTTTATATAATATAGTCACTGCAAGTAAAAAAGAACGCAACAAAAATCATAATCCGTTGTATTTTACCACCGTTTTTTTCGGCTTAATTCACGGGCTTGGTTTTTCTTCCTATTTTAAAATGGTGGCTTCAAATACAGAAAGCAAATTTCTACCACTTTTAGAATTCGCCCTCGGTATAGAAACCGCGCAGGTTATTGTAGTAATTGCTGTAATAATTTTTGGTTTTATTGCCCAAAATATCTTCTCGGTTTCCAAAAGGGACTGGATATTAGTAACTTCAGCCTTAGTAATCGGTATTATTTTACCAATTCTTCAGGAAAATTTTCAGGCTATTTAATAACTTAGTGAATTAAAAATAAAGCGAAAACCACGCCTAAAAAAGCCGGATTATACCGATAATATGGATAAGAAAAAACAATTAAAGTACGATAAAGCTTATTTAAGAATTGCCCGTGAATGGAGTAAATTATCGCAGTGCAAAAGAAAGCAGGTTGGCGCAGTTATTGTAAAAGATAGAATGATAATTTCTGATGGTTTTAATGGCACTCCTACAGGTTTTGAAAATTATTGTGAAGATGATGAGGGCTACACCAAATGGTATGTGCTACACGCTGAAGCAAATGCTATTTTAAAAGTTGCAGGATCTACGCAATCCTGTACTGGTGCTACACTTTACATTACCATGTCTCCCTGTAAAGAATGCAGCAAGTTAATTCACCAGGCAGGAATTACCAGGTTGGTGTATCATATAGATTATAAAGATAATTCCGGACTGGATTTTCTTGAAAAAGCAGGGGTAACCCTCGAACAAATAAACGATTTAGAAGATTGAATACCAGGCAAAAAATATTAATCCCTATTCTTCTCGCTACAGCTTGCGCCGCAGGTGTTTTGCTCGGCGGAAAACTGGATTTTTCTTCTTCTGATGCCTTATTTTCTTCCAATCCGAAAAAACAAAAACTCAACCGACTTATAGACTACATAGATTATGAATATGTAGACGACGTAAATACCGATAGTATTGTTGATATTACGGTAAATAGAATCCTTGAAAATCTGGATCCTCATTCTGTATATATTCCAAAGGAAGAATATGCGGGAGTAATAGAAAATATGCAGGGCGATTTTGTGGGTATTGGTGTTAGTTTTTATAATGTAAACGATACCGTAGTTGTAATACAGGCCCTGGAAGGCGGTCCCAGCGAAAAAATAGGAATTCGGGGCGGCGACCGCATTTTGTATGCAGATGGCACTCCACTTTTTAATAAAGACATCACCAACGATTCGCTCACCAAACATCTAAAAGGAGAAGAAGATTCTCGCGTAACGCTTAAAGTAAAACGAAAAGGAATCAAGGACCTGCTCACCTTTAAAGTGAAACGTGGCCGTGTACCTTTAAAAAGTGTAGATGCAGCTTATATGTTATCTCCAGATTTGGGCTATATTAAAGTGAATAGATTTTCTGAAACTACCTATAAAGAATTTCAAGCTGCTTTAAAAAAACTTAAGAAAGAAGGAGCCAATCAAATAGCTTTAGATCTTAGAGAAAATCCCGGCGGTTATCTTTCTGAAGCGATTAAGATTGTAGATGAATTTCTAGAAGATGATAAATTAATTCTTTATACCAAAAATAAAAGCGGCTCGGTTGAAGAAACTTTTTCCCGTAGAAAAGGTCTTTTAGAAAAAGGCGATCTTTTTGTGCTAATAAACGAAAATTCGGCTTCTGCCAGCGAAGTGGTGGCCGGCGCACTACAGGATAATGATCGCGGCACCATAGTGGGAAGAAGGTCTTACGGAAAAGGTCTAGTACAACGAGAAATGGATCTGGGAGACGGCAGCGCGGTTAGATTAACCATAGCGCGTTATTATACCCCAACAGGCCGATCTATTCAAAAACCCTATGACAACGGAAACGAGAGCTATTTTAAAGATTATATGCGCCGTTATAAAAATGGGGAACTCAATAGCGCCGACAGTATAAATGTAGATGATTCACTTAGGTACGAAACTCCTAAAGGCAAAGTAGTTTACGGTGGCGGCGGGATAATTCCAGATATCTTTATTCCACTTGATAGCGATAACGAGAGAAACAACATTAAACTCCTATTACACGGCGGTTATATGAGTCGGTTCATCTTTAACGTACTCGAAGAAAACCGTGCTTTTTACAACAATGTAAAACGCGAGGATTTTGATGAAAAAGTTAGCATCTCAAACAAAATGGTGCAGGATTTTGTTCGGTTTATTGGGAACGGAAATATTCGGCTTAATGTTAATAGTCATACCGCATTACTAAAGCAATATCTAAAAGCAGTGATCGCCCAACAACTCTACGGCACCACGGCTTTCGAGAAATTAATTAATGAAAATGATCCTGCAATAGAGAAAGTTCTTGAATTATCCCAGAAAAATTAATAGCTTGCATTCGTGAGTGCGTATCATGAAAATCTTATCATTTTCTTAACCGTTTCCCCGCTTTTCTTCTTTATAATAGCGGTGAGCTTTAGGCTATTAGACAACAGCGCACTACTCTTTTTACAAAAAGATATTCTTGTTACTTCTGCAAATGTTTCGGTTACCTCTATTAAAAATCAGATTAATAAAACCGATGATAAAGAATTTAAAGAGAAGTTAAGACTTGCCCTGCTTTACAGAAGATTGCACCGCACCTGCCTCATTTTAATGTTACTTTCAATCCCATTAATGTTCACCGGTTATTTTATGTTATAGCAGCTTGTCGTGCACCTTAGTGTGCTCTCCTTTCCACCAACTTAAAATATCTGTAGCTACACTTGCGCCACTCCCACAGGCTATAGAAAATTGACTGCGCCATCCAGCAAGACTACCGGCTACGTACAATCCCGGTTTTACTAAATGATCTTCATTTTTTAACTGAATACGCTCCTTGGAAACTTTCGCTTTTTTATGCGGAATTACTTCATCTTCCAAACCTTTTATCCTGAAGGGACTTGCATATCCAGTTGCCATTACTACATTTTCAGCTTCGTAAGTGTTTTTATTGGTAACTACGCTGAAACCTTCTTGTAACTGAATAATCTCTTTTACCTTTTCCGCGGCTATTTGTTCAATTTCAGGATATTGTTCCTCTAAATGCAAAATTCCTTCTTTTAGAATTTGTTGCCCTGAAGTTCCTGGTACAACACCCAAAACATTATTTAAAAGCGCCGAGTTTAAATGTGAAGCTTTTTGATGAATAAGTATTCCCACCTTTTTATTAGAGACAATATTATTATGAAGTGCCGATCCCAAAATAAGTGCACAAGACATTCCAGCAGCGCCCCCGCCAAGAATGAGTACGTC is a window of Salegentibacter salegens DNA encoding:
- a CDS encoding S41 family peptidase; this translates as MNTRQKILIPILLATACAAGVLLGGKLDFSSSDALFSSNPKKQKLNRLIDYIDYEYVDDVNTDSIVDITVNRILENLDPHSVYIPKEEYAGVIENMQGDFVGIGVSFYNVNDTVVVIQALEGGPSEKIGIRGGDRILYADGTPLFNKDITNDSLTKHLKGEEDSRVTLKVKRKGIKDLLTFKVKRGRVPLKSVDAAYMLSPDLGYIKVNRFSETTYKEFQAALKKLKKEGANQIALDLRENPGGYLSEAIKIVDEFLEDDKLILYTKNKSGSVEETFSRRKGLLEKGDLFVLINENSASASEVVAGALQDNDRGTIVGRRSYGKGLVQREMDLGDGSAVRLTIARYYTPTGRSIQKPYDNGNESYFKDYMRRYKNGELNSADSINVDDSLRYETPKGKVVYGGGGIIPDIFIPLDSDNERNNIKLLLHGGYMSRFIFNVLEENRAFYNNVKREDFDEKVSISNKMVQDFVRFIGNGNIRLNVNSHTALLKQYLKAVIAQQLYGTTAFEKLINENDPAIEKVLELSQKN
- a CDS encoding FAD-dependent oxidoreductase, producing MKFDVLILGGGAAGMSCALILGSALHNNIVSNKKVGILIHQKASHLNSALLNNVLGVVPGTSGQQILKEGILHLEEQYPEIEQIAAEKVKEIIQLQEGFSVVTNKNTYEAENVVMATGYASPFRIKGLEDEVIPHKKAKVSKERIQLKNEDHLVKPGLYVAGSLAGWRSQFSIACGSGASVATDILSWWKGEHTKVHDKLL